The DNA sequence ATTTTATGAATGCGTTGAATAAAGTAACTCTGTAATTCTTCGTAATCTTTTAAACCATTTTCTTCCATAAGTGCAGCACACATCGCGCTTTTTTTCCAATCTTTTTTGCTACACTCATCGCCACCAATATGTAGATATTTTGATGGAAATAAATCGGCTATTTCTTCAATAACACCTTCTAAAAATTCATAGGTAAATTCACTTGCTGGACAAACCGTATTGTTAGGTGCTTTGCCACCAACGGCAACTTCAAAATTTACGCCAGTAGTATCAATATCCGAACAAAATAATTCTGGGTACGAAGCTACCAAAGCTTTACTATGCCCTGGAACATCTATTTCGGGAATAATTTCTACATTTCTGGTTTTAGCAAATGCAATAATTTCTTTTAAATCGTCTTGGGTATAAAAACCACCAACCGTTTTAGGCTCATTGGCGGTGGCCGGTTTTCTACTCCACCAATGATCGTCTCTCTCGGCTCTCCAAGCACCTTTTTCTGTTAACTTAGAATATTTTTTAATTTCTACTCTCCAACCTTGATCGTCGGTTAAATGCATATGGAATACATTTATTTTATAAGACGACAATAAATCAATCTGCTTCATTACAAATTCTTTAGAATGGAAATGACGCGACACATCCATTAAAACTCCACGCCAACCAAATCTTGGATTATCTGTAATTGTTACATTTGGAAGCTTAATTTCTAATGTTTTTTCGATAGGAACTAATTGTCGTAAAGTTTGAAATCCATTAAAAAAACCAGAAAAACCTTTTGCCTTAACTATAATTTTTGAATCTGAAACGTCTAAAATATAACCTTCTTCTTTTACCGATTTATCTTTTGTTTTTTGAAATTCAATGTAATTCGATTTCGCTTTAACCTTTCCTGTTTCAACAACAAAATCTAAACCTGTTTCAAACTTTAATTTTTCTAAAACGTAAGGTTTAAAGCTTGATTCTACCTGCTTTGGCATGTAAATTTTAGTGGTATTCGATAAATTAAACACACCTTCTTTAAACACCACAGATTCTGGTTGCGGAATGAATGTGTTTTCTTGTGCTTTTCCTGTTACAGAAAGCAAAATAATGGTTATAAAAATTAATATTCTTTTCATAAACTATAAGTTTTGGGCTATTATTTTAGCCACTTCTTTACCTTGAGCGGTTTTACCAAGCTCATTATAATGTACATTATGCGGTTTTATATACCACTCCTTTTCGTGTGGTTTTGTAAAGGCATACAAATCGTTAATTTGTATTTCAGGATAATTTGCTAAAACCTCTAATGCAGCTTTATTATATTTAACACTATCGCCTGCAACTCTACCATCGGCACCTTCTTCTGGCACTGCAGTTGTAGTTGCAAAAATTAGTTTTGCTTTAGGGTATTCCTTCTTTAAATACTTACAGATTTCATGCAAGTTTTCTTTGTACTTTTCAATGCTATTTACTTGCTTGCCGTTTTCTAAATCGAGCTTACCGTTTTTAACATACTTTAAATCGTGTAAGCCAACATTGAAATGAATAACATCCCAAGTAAAATCCCAACCGCCTTTTAAATAAGGTTGAAACATAGTCGTTTTCATTTTTTCAACAAAAGGAATAAACTTATTACTTGACTGTCCGTTTTTATGAAATCGAAACACATTGGCTTTACCTTCTAACTCTTTTCTAACCGTAGTTGTATACCCAATAGAAATAGAATCGCCATAAATAAATACGTTTGGTAATTTTTTATTAGGGCTTACATAAGCAAAAGCAGCTTCTTTATTTGCTAAGTTTTTCCAAGCTTCGCGTGCTACTTCTTCATCATATGTATCTCCAAATAAATTTAAAGAGGCACACGATGAAGCACTAATACAAATTCCTGTAGCTCCTAAATATTTTACAAAACTTCTTCTATCCATGTTTTATAAGTTTACAGTTAAGGTGTTAAATGACTTGGCATCTAAACTTGCTTTAACTTCTTTATCGTTTATATTAAATTGAACGGTTTTATTTTCGCTAGCGTCGTTATACGCTAAAATCACTACATTATTTTCTGCTTCGTTATAAAAAACTACGGCGTTTTCATCGTCTCCAGCCGTATCAATTTTTACTGAACCAGGCATAACAAAAGCACTTAAATGCTTCATTAAATAAAACTCTGGGTTGTAGGTAATGGCTTTTGTTTTACTATCAATAGAAATCATAGAATTTTGTTTCCAACCCCATTGACTTTTTCCAGTTTCATCTAAAACCATGTTCCAATACATGTATGAATTTGCACCGTTTTCAAAATAATGCTTCATTAAATTAAATGTGTATTCGGCAGCCTTCCAATCGTTAGAGCCATCGCCACATTCAGTTTCAGTTTGCATTAAACGCATGTCTGGATATGTAGCATGAACCCCTTCAATAGCACCTTTACCAGCCCATTGAAAACCAATACCATCAACATATTTTTTGGCGTCACCATACTCAACAACATCTGTTACACGCTCTAATTGCGGACGCTCTACCGTTCCTAACCAAATTTCGGCATCAATATTTTCAGCTTCAAATTTTGGTCCTAAATAATCTGAAATAAGAATTCCTAAATCTTCTGGTTTCCAAACACAAGATGGAAAGTTTTGTGCTGAATTATATTCGTTTTGTACGTGAACAGCGCTAATATCTATACCTGCTTCTTTGTAAGCTTGAACAAACTTTGCAAAGTATAAGGCGTAAGCCTCAAAATACTCTGGTTCTGTAATAAAACGTGAAACTAATTCTTCTGTATTACTCCACGCTTCTGGTAAATCGTTAAATTCTGGATTAGCTTTACAAGCATAATGTTTACTGTGTTT is a window from the Pseudalgibacter alginicilyticus genome containing:
- a CDS encoding beta-N-acetylhexosaminidase encodes the protein MKRILIFITIILLSVTGKAQENTFIPQPESVVFKEGVFNLSNTTKIYMPKQVESSFKPYVLEKLKFETGLDFVVETGKVKAKSNYIEFQKTKDKSVKEEGYILDVSDSKIIVKAKGFSGFFNGFQTLRQLVPIEKTLEIKLPNVTITDNPRFGWRGVLMDVSRHFHSKEFVMKQIDLLSSYKINVFHMHLTDDQGWRVEIKKYSKLTEKGAWRAERDDHWWSRKPATANEPKTVGGFYTQDDLKEIIAFAKTRNVEIIPEIDVPGHSKALVASYPELFCSDIDTTGVNFEVAVGGKAPNNTVCPASEFTYEFLEGVIEEIADLFPSKYLHIGGDECSKKDWKKSAMCAALMEENGLKDYEELQSYFIQRIHKIVEKQNKTMIGWDEVLSGNGVPGATIMAWRRGKYNPEVQAPREGYPTIMTSYLHSYISRVQGPTFMEPEGPNSVLPLSVVYNHEPVPAELTQEEAARVLGNQASLWGEFTPTGEHFEYMLYPRTLASAEVSWSKPEVKNWERFQKALEFKHFNRLKKEGVNVAKSLFTVYPVFGIDQLHNKAIVYLETEAVGYDIYYTLDGSDPTIEATKYTENFKAVPKSLLKAGLFNKKGELLGEITEIRLK
- a CDS encoding SGNH/GDSL hydrolase family protein, producing the protein MDRRSFVKYLGATGICISASSCASLNLFGDTYDEEVAREAWKNLANKEAAFAYVSPNKKLPNVFIYGDSISIGYTTTVRKELEGKANVFRFHKNGQSSNKFIPFVEKMKTTMFQPYLKGGWDFTWDVIHFNVGLHDLKYVKNGKLDLENGKQVNSIEKYKENLHEICKYLKKEYPKAKLIFATTTAVPEEGADGRVAGDSVKYNKAALEVLANYPEIQINDLYAFTKPHEKEWYIKPHNVHYNELGKTAQGKEVAKIIAQNL
- a CDS encoding glycoside hydrolase family 30 protein, encoding MKHIQGLILVALVAFSSCKQEEKGLDVSWKSSTENSVWTDKTYQPQPVEVIPEATIVVNTTNQQQTIDGFGGCFNELGWEALAMVTPEEKQQILNDLFSQETGCKFTLCRMPIGANDYAVDWYSHNETEGDFAMENFSIDRDKKRLIPYIKEAQKINPNVAVWASPWCPPSWMKHSKHYACKANPEFNDLPEAWSNTEELVSRFITEPEYFEAYALYFAKFVQAYKEAGIDISAVHVQNEYNSAQNFPSCVWKPEDLGILISDYLGPKFEAENIDAEIWLGTVERPQLERVTDVVEYGDAKKYVDGIGFQWAGKGAIEGVHATYPDMRLMQTETECGDGSNDWKAAEYTFNLMKHYFENGANSYMYWNMVLDETGKSQWGWKQNSMISIDSKTKAITYNPEFYLMKHLSAFVMPGSVKIDTAGDDENAVVFYNEAENNVVILAYNDASENKTVQFNINDKEVKASLDAKSFNTLTVNL